The Dethiosulfovibrio peptidovorans DSM 11002 genome has a window encoding:
- a CDS encoding Panacea domain-containing protein gives MASVFDVASYILSKADLDEGDGITHLKLQKLVYYAQGFSVVLLGRPLFPETIEAWTHGPVVPELYNKYRHFGPNVISKAQGGTPDNLTTEEKTLIDDVFSVYGEYSASKLRNLTHNETPWMEAENKEDITISIDSLRSFFPSLLENGNG, from the coding sequence ATGGCATCGGTATTTGATGTTGCAAGTTACATCTTGAGCAAGGCCGACCTCGACGAAGGCGATGGGATAACCCATCTCAAGTTACAAAAACTCGTCTACTATGCACAGGGTTTTTCTGTAGTCCTTCTCGGACGTCCTTTGTTCCCGGAGACCATAGAGGCGTGGACACACGGCCCGGTAGTTCCTGAACTGTACAACAAATATCGTCACTTCGGACCGAACGTCATAAGCAAAGCACAGGGAGGCACACCGGACAACCTAACGACAGAGGAAAAAACGTTGATCGACGACGTCTTTTCCGTCTACGGGGAGTATTCCGCGTCGAAGCTCCGTAACCTCACCCACAACGAGACTCCATGGATGGAGGCGGAAAACAAAGAAGACATCACCATATCGATAGACTCTTTAAGGTCCTTCTTCCCCTCTCTCTTGGAAAACGGGAATGGCTAA
- a CDS encoding tyrosine-type recombinase/integrase: MPNVISIESWQDRPSPAQALDTFLTFKKATGAAPRTMTDYRKTVGAFFRDYEEAWNGPHTMRPSLVSWLSQDIAPATYNLRLVYLRAFWRWAVEEELQPDSPDPFRGLKRRKDRGKFRVVSLEDVKALLGGIPRGSYAGERDRCAVVFTLDVAIRPGEMLHLLPGDLDLSGLTVTIPAHVAKTREARTLPLSPGTVDVLRAFLRYRPSSWPPTVPVFASETGRPMDTTHWGHRIKNHARRADVDLTPYDLRHAACTLHLRAGMNTLVLQKLMGHTGPQMTMRYTHLDIDDLRDQQRASSPIEDLIPPTREKAGRRKAHR, translated from the coding sequence ATGCCTAACGTTATTTCAATCGAATCGTGGCAAGATCGGCCATCACCGGCGCAGGCACTCGATACGTTTCTTACCTTCAAGAAGGCCACGGGAGCGGCACCACGGACCATGACGGACTACCGAAAAACAGTAGGTGCGTTCTTCCGTGATTACGAGGAAGCCTGGAACGGACCACACACCATGAGGCCATCCCTAGTGTCCTGGTTATCGCAGGATATAGCACCGGCCACCTATAACCTCCGTCTCGTGTATCTTCGTGCCTTTTGGCGGTGGGCCGTAGAAGAGGAATTACAGCCGGATAGTCCAGATCCATTCCGTGGGCTCAAGCGACGCAAGGACAGGGGAAAGTTCCGGGTCGTGTCCCTTGAGGACGTCAAGGCCCTGCTCGGGGGGATACCACGGGGAAGCTACGCAGGAGAGAGGGACCGTTGCGCCGTCGTCTTCACCCTGGACGTGGCCATAAGGCCCGGTGAGATGCTCCACCTTCTACCGGGAGACCTAGACCTATCTGGACTCACCGTGACCATACCCGCACACGTGGCCAAGACCAGAGAGGCCCGGACGTTGCCCCTGTCACCGGGAACGGTGGACGTGCTCCGGGCCTTCCTCCGATATCGCCCTTCCTCGTGGCCGCCAACCGTTCCCGTATTCGCATCGGAGACAGGCCGCCCCATGGACACCACCCATTGGGGACACAGGATAAAGAATCACGCCAGAAGGGCCGACGTGGATCTTACACCCTACGACCTACGTCACGCCGCATGTACGCTCCATCTAAGGGCCGGAATGAACACCCTGGTACTACAAAAGCTTATGGGCCACACCGGGCCTCAGATGACCATGCGCTATACCCACCTGGACATAGACGACCTACGAGACCAACAAAGGGCTTCCTCGCCCATAGAGGACCTTATACCGCCCACAAGGGAGAAAGCCGGGCGCAGGAAAGCCCATCGGTAG
- a CDS encoding LexA family protein, giving the protein MTRGERLRRVRKDQGLTQTELARLSGVKQNTVSQVENDRIGLSIETWESLASVLGCSVGYLVSGEGDRKSSGHRGSAGKLSFFQWIDVPILDDTAVACAGNGIGGMAEVYADAEDSIMLPGELLGTVSVNADRRPFIITVEGDSMEEAGILDGSQVVVNPEEEVYDGDPALVSFGRNGDWAVKWVYWQRNGAVEIRSSSLRYPPRSFSVEDIDEGLFQIIGKVVRTLGKPKRGA; this is encoded by the coding sequence ATGACTCGAGGGGAGAGATTGCGCCGGGTCAGAAAAGATCAAGGTCTTACTCAGACCGAGCTGGCCAGGTTGTCGGGGGTAAAGCAAAACACCGTAAGTCAGGTCGAAAACGATAGAATAGGTCTTTCCATAGAGACTTGGGAAAGTCTGGCTTCCGTTTTGGGGTGTTCCGTAGGTTATCTCGTAAGTGGAGAGGGAGATCGAAAAAGCTCCGGGCACAGGGGGTCTGCTGGAAAGCTCTCGTTTTTTCAGTGGATAGACGTTCCCATTCTCGACGATACAGCAGTGGCCTGTGCTGGAAACGGCATAGGCGGAATGGCCGAGGTCTATGCAGATGCGGAGGACTCTATAATGCTTCCCGGTGAGCTGTTGGGAACCGTATCGGTGAACGCAGATCGTCGTCCCTTCATAATCACGGTGGAGGGAGATAGCATGGAAGAAGCCGGAATTTTGGATGGAAGTCAAGTCGTGGTAAATCCGGAGGAAGAGGTATACGATGGTGACCCCGCGTTGGTAAGCTTCGGACGAAACGGCGATTGGGCGGTCAAATGGGTCTATTGGCAGAGAAACGGTGCGGTGGAGATACGATCGTCCTCTTTGAGATACCCTCCCAGATCCTTTTCCGTGGAAGATATAGACGAAGGGCTATTCCAGATAATAGGTAAGGTAGTCAGGACGTTAGGTAAGCCTAAAAGAGGGGCTTAA
- a CDS encoding integrase core domain-containing protein encodes MISASDRRKAVELIKEAHANGARLFRACQVLEISIRTYQRWTQGGDLKEDGRPGAHRQSPSNRLKSSERNRVLAIANSPDYGSMPPAQIVANLADKGIYLASESSFYRILIVDIFSRFIVGWEVWEKETSEHAQTLIKRTCFKEGIRTDHQPLVLHSDNGSPMKAATFKATLEKLGITRSYSRPRVSNDNPYSESLFRTLKYRPAFPYQGFRSLQEAREWVQSFVYWYNEIHRHKALRFVTPGQRHRKEAKHILVQRREVFERAKSKTPERWGAREIRDLSLPDIVFLNPDNQDRTAYECAAETQETRHVS; translated from the coding sequence ATGATCAGTGCCTCGGATCGCCGTAAAGCAGTTGAGCTGATCAAAGAAGCCCATGCCAACGGAGCCCGTCTATTCAGAGCCTGTCAGGTTCTGGAAATCAGCATCAGGACCTATCAGCGCTGGACTCAAGGAGGCGATTTAAAAGAAGACGGGCGTCCTGGCGCTCATCGACAATCTCCAAGCAACCGACTGAAGTCATCGGAAAGAAATCGGGTATTAGCTATTGCCAACAGCCCAGACTATGGGAGCATGCCTCCGGCTCAAATCGTGGCAAATCTAGCGGACAAAGGCATTTATCTTGCCTCCGAATCCAGTTTTTATCGAATCCTTATCGTCGATATCTTTAGCCGCTTCATCGTAGGATGGGAGGTCTGGGAAAAGGAAACGAGTGAACATGCCCAGACTCTCATCAAGAGGACCTGTTTCAAAGAGGGTATTCGAACTGACCATCAGCCCCTTGTCCTTCACTCGGACAACGGAAGCCCGATGAAAGCGGCGACCTTCAAGGCCACGTTGGAAAAACTGGGAATTACCAGGTCCTACAGCAGACCACGGGTAAGCAACGATAATCCCTACTCCGAGTCCTTGTTCAGAACATTGAAATATCGCCCTGCCTTCCCTTACCAAGGCTTTCGAAGCCTGCAGGAGGCTAGGGAATGGGTTCAATCCTTCGTCTACTGGTACAACGAGATCCATCGCCATAAGGCTCTACGGTTTGTGACACCGGGACAACGCCATCGAAAAGAAGCGAAGCATATTCTCGTTCAAAGACGAGAGGTCTTTGAACGAGCAAAAAGCAAAACCCCGGAAAGATGGGGAGCCCGAGAGATTCGAGATCTTTCCCTGCCTGATATAGTTTTTCTAAATCCCGATAACCAGGATAGGACAGCTTACGAATGTGCAGCGGAAACTCAAGAAACGCGACATGTCTCTTGA
- a CDS encoding transposase, with translation MIRYSQEFKESAIRKMLPPENRSISELAEETGVTKTTLRKWKKEAQVVGAAAPGNEERISRWNGEDRLQIVLETYGLNESERNEYCRAKGLYPEDIEAWRNACLKATVGQASGDDKSQQEARVSKKKCQYLEKELRRKEKALAEAAALLVLRKKPRRSGGTKTKRTNDQCLGSP, from the coding sequence ATGATACGGTACAGCCAGGAGTTTAAAGAATCTGCAATTCGCAAGATGTTGCCTCCGGAGAACAGGTCGATATCGGAACTGGCAGAGGAAACGGGAGTAACCAAAACAACGCTCCGCAAGTGGAAAAAAGAGGCCCAAGTCGTAGGAGCAGCAGCCCCGGGTAATGAAGAGCGGATAAGTCGCTGGAACGGGGAGGATAGGCTCCAAATCGTATTGGAAACCTACGGTCTCAACGAGTCGGAGCGTAACGAATATTGTCGTGCTAAAGGCCTGTACCCGGAGGACATCGAGGCATGGCGTAACGCCTGTCTCAAGGCCACAGTAGGACAGGCCAGTGGTGACGATAAGAGTCAACAAGAGGCCCGTGTGTCGAAGAAAAAGTGTCAGTACCTCGAAAAAGAACTTCGTCGCAAGGAAAAGGCCTTAGCAGAAGCGGCAGCCCTCCTGGTACTCAGAAAAAAGCCCAGGCGATCTGGGGGGACGAAGACGAAGAGGACGAATGATCAGTGCCTCGGATCGCCGTAA
- a CDS encoding DNA cytosine methyltransferase produces MRKGISVVDLFCGAGGLTHGFVMEGFRVLAGVDTDKACKYPFEKNNAGAEFIASDVRDLSPEDLAKLYPEGDMKVLVGCAPCQPFSSYTNGDRKKDGKWRLLYTFADLIKGVDPEIFSMENVPDLVRRFGKDGVYSDFVESLSDRYEISAYVVHCPEYGIPQRRTRLVLFGSKRGKVELIPPSHDRSSFRTVRDAIGHLPPLSAGEVDRKDPLHRAPRLSETNLERIKQSKPGGTWQDWDEDLVAKCHRKKTGTSYLAVYGRMRWDEPAPTMTTLCFGYGNGRFGHPDQDRAISLREAAIFQTFPEDYSFVPPGRPYYFKVLGRLIGNAVPVDLGRLVAKSIAKHLEETA; encoded by the coding sequence ATGAGGAAAGGGATATCGGTAGTGGATCTTTTTTGCGGAGCCGGAGGCTTGACGCACGGATTCGTCATGGAAGGATTTAGAGTCCTGGCAGGCGTGGACACGGACAAAGCCTGCAAGTATCCCTTCGAAAAAAACAATGCCGGAGCCGAATTCATCGCTTCCGACGTTAGAGATCTGTCGCCCGAGGATTTGGCGAAGCTATATCCCGAAGGAGACATGAAGGTTCTCGTAGGTTGCGCTCCTTGTCAGCCCTTCTCCAGCTACACGAACGGGGATAGAAAGAAAGACGGTAAGTGGAGGCTGTTGTACACCTTCGCCGATCTGATAAAGGGAGTGGACCCCGAGATTTTTTCCATGGAGAACGTTCCCGACCTTGTCAGAAGGTTCGGCAAGGACGGCGTATACTCCGATTTCGTAGAGTCTCTTTCTGATAGATACGAGATAAGCGCCTATGTGGTCCATTGTCCCGAATACGGCATTCCTCAAAGGCGAACCCGTCTGGTCCTTTTCGGATCGAAGAGGGGGAAGGTCGAACTCATACCTCCTAGCCACGACCGAAGCTCTTTCAGAACGGTAAGAGACGCCATAGGGCATCTTCCACCGTTGTCCGCCGGAGAGGTGGATCGTAAGGATCCTCTACATAGAGCGCCTAGATTATCGGAAACCAATCTGGAACGTATCAAGCAATCGAAACCGGGAGGAACTTGGCAGGATTGGGACGAAGATCTGGTAGCGAAATGCCACAGAAAAAAGACGGGGACATCCTATCTCGCGGTATATGGACGTATGCGGTGGGACGAACCGGCTCCCACCATGACGACTCTTTGCTTCGGATACGGAAACGGAAGGTTCGGTCATCCGGACCAAGATCGGGCAATCTCGTTGAGAGAGGCAGCCATATTCCAGACGTTTCCAGAAGACTACTCCTTCGTTCCTCCAGGAAGGCCTTATTATTTCAAGGTTCTGGGTAGGCTGATAGGCAATGCTGTTCCCGTGGACTTAGGGCGATTGGTCGCCAAGAGCATCGCAAAACACCTGGAAGAAACCGCTTGA
- a CDS encoding DNA mismatch endonuclease Vsr: MTDTVSTKKRKVIMSRVRGKDTKPEMAVRRWLHAHGFRFRLHRRDLPGSPDIVLPKYRTVIFVNGCFWHRHRGCPRTTTPKTHKDFWEKKFQANISRDIANEDRLRCLGWRVLIVWECRTKRDEDIEDALNDLIASKNSIDSDI, encoded by the coding sequence ATGACTGATACGGTTTCGACAAAAAAACGAAAAGTCATAATGTCCAGAGTCCGGGGCAAGGATACCAAACCTGAAATGGCCGTTCGGCGATGGCTTCACGCTCACGGTTTTCGATTCAGACTCCACAGGAGAGATTTACCGGGATCCCCGGATATAGTCCTCCCGAAGTATCGTACTGTAATCTTCGTGAATGGTTGTTTTTGGCACAGACATCGGGGATGTCCGAGAACGACGACGCCGAAAACTCACAAGGACTTCTGGGAGAAAAAATTTCAAGCCAACATATCCAGAGACATCGCAAACGAAGATCGACTTAGATGCTTGGGATGGCGTGTCCTGATAGTTTGGGAATGTCGAACGAAACGAGACGAGGATATTGAGGATGCCCTCAACGATCTCATCGCCTCGAAGAATTCCATCGATTCCGACATATAA
- a CDS encoding carbon-nitrogen hydrolase family protein, whose translation MSTSKKLKIACVQLRARDVEERRESLREALDGIREASGFGAQMVVLPEAVFPGYVLDRWAEDPHSPDESRRALESFRESAIENGVYLAVGLALHKNGRWINGAVLIDTDGDIILEEGKRFLWHFDDRWFEKCHSYDLADTPWGKIGLLICADARNPEVLRNLSRKGADLVLDLANLTSSGKDADSLSNQQVKFMLPVRAFENGVWIAMANKSGMENRSVVYCGRSGIYDPSGRSVAALGSKDPGVLVEEIDLSNRPNMVPLKEGICAPLIEKKKPHFQGEAAVVMVSLAQLDWDSLAVLNRVKSFVRQAWLQRADLLVLSPLPDSDEMEPLAIELLLDLSRSYENMWIVFARENGPKGPISWSIKNGQVCHVFLGSHGHGLGDAVPVVRTDIGAWGILIGEDGYVPEISRIQAIEGAEMLVWFAPDGPMTEHLARSRAAENRLFMVAAASASIGGSLIASPDGAILSQAFVGEDQMISALCPLCLSREKSVVPGTDVLLDRSPEDNIFRSR comes from the coding sequence ATGTCGACTTCTAAGAAGTTGAAGATCGCCTGCGTTCAACTGAGAGCTAGAGACGTGGAGGAAAGGCGAGAGTCCTTAAGGGAAGCCCTCGATGGCATAAGGGAGGCCTCTGGGTTTGGTGCTCAGATGGTGGTCCTCCCCGAGGCTGTTTTCCCGGGATATGTGTTGGATCGCTGGGCCGAGGATCCTCACTCTCCGGATGAATCTCGAAGGGCTCTGGAAAGTTTCAGGGAATCCGCCATTGAAAACGGAGTTTATCTGGCCGTAGGACTGGCACTTCACAAAAACGGAAGGTGGATAAACGGAGCGGTCCTCATCGATACGGATGGAGATATTATTTTGGAAGAAGGCAAGCGTTTTTTGTGGCATTTCGACGATCGGTGGTTCGAAAAATGTCATTCCTACGATTTGGCCGATACCCCTTGGGGCAAGATCGGCCTGTTGATATGTGCGGATGCCAGAAATCCCGAGGTACTTCGTAACCTTTCTCGTAAAGGGGCAGATCTGGTATTGGATCTGGCCAATCTTACATCTTCTGGGAAAGATGCCGATTCGCTTTCAAATCAGCAGGTAAAATTCATGCTACCGGTAAGGGCCTTTGAAAACGGCGTCTGGATAGCTATGGCCAACAAATCCGGCATGGAAAACCGATCAGTCGTTTACTGTGGAAGATCTGGCATATACGATCCTTCAGGTCGCTCCGTAGCCGCCCTGGGATCTAAGGATCCAGGAGTGCTGGTGGAGGAAATCGACCTGTCCAATCGACCTAACATGGTCCCACTCAAAGAAGGTATCTGTGCCCCCCTGATCGAGAAAAAAAAGCCTCATTTCCAGGGGGAAGCTGCTGTGGTTATGGTCTCTTTGGCTCAATTGGACTGGGATTCACTGGCCGTATTGAACAGGGTAAAGAGCTTTGTTCGCCAGGCCTGGCTTCAGAGAGCCGATCTGTTGGTCTTGTCTCCATTGCCAGACTCAGACGAGATGGAGCCCTTAGCGATAGAGCTTTTGCTGGATCTATCTCGGTCATATGAAAACATGTGGATCGTCTTTGCCCGAGAAAACGGTCCTAAAGGGCCGATTTCGTGGTCGATCAAAAATGGCCAGGTCTGCCATGTCTTTCTCGGTAGCCACGGCCATGGTCTGGGAGATGCGGTTCCCGTGGTTCGAACCGACATAGGAGCCTGGGGAATCTTGATCGGGGAGGACGGTTACGTGCCGGAGATTTCCAGAATACAGGCGATCGAGGGGGCGGAGATGCTCGTTTGGTTTGCCCCCGATGGGCCTATGACGGAGCATCTGGCCAGAAGCAGAGCGGCGGAGAATAGGTTGTTCATGGTAGCCGCAGCTTCTGCATCCATCGGAGGAAGCCTTATTGCGTCTCCCGACGGAGCCATTTTATCCCAGGCTTTTGTAGGCGAAGATCAGATGATATCGGCACTATGTCCTCTATGTTTATCCAGAGAAAAATCGGTAGTTCCCGGTACGGACGTGCTTTTAGACAGATCTCCTGAGGATAATATCTTCAGGAGCCGGTAG